Proteins encoded by one window of Panicum virgatum strain AP13 chromosome 7N, P.virgatum_v5, whole genome shotgun sequence:
- the LOC120680468 gene encoding ribulose bisphosphate carboxylase/oxygenase activase, chloroplastic-like isoform X4, whose product MATTSLAASSSHPHLFRSRNPNSTFRTSNRGRLRSLRCSSAPSSPQPATGGEAEESERRRLSKQSSWEAKDADGDDYLYRLGKEADNMNIAVGARAGIVDDLFVGNFLGKDSDIVFDYRQKATRTFEYLQGDYYIAPLFLDKVACHIVKNFIAHLLDIKIPLILGEPGRLIRDRYRTASQVIQNQVRRCLQLLDLRYENFKFRFWMVQGKLSCLMINDLDAGVGRFGNTQMTVNNQIVAGTLMNLADNPTRVSIGQKWRESDVTNRVPIIVTGNDFSTLYAPLIRDGRMEKFYWQPDREDIINIVHGMYTKDGISVEEVSRIVDTFPNQALDFYGALRSRTYDRAILEWVDQIGGHEKLGEKLLKQKKGEKLPTFIPPKQTLEALIESGSSLVREQELIMNSKLSKEYMKNMED is encoded by the exons atggccaccacctccctcgccgcctcctcctcgcaccCCCATCTCTTCCGCAGTCGTAACCCCAACTCCACCTTCAGAACCTCGAATCGAGGCCGCCTCCGGTCCCTCAGATGCTCGTCCGCCCCCTCGTCCCCGCAgccggccaccggcggcgaggcggaggaatCGGAGCGCCGGCGGCTGTCGAAGCAGTCGTCGTGGGAAGCGAAGGACGCGGACGGGGACGACTACCTGTACCGCCTCGGGAAGGAGGCTGACAACATGAACATCGCCGTCGGCGCCCGGGCCGGCATCGTCGATGACCTCTTCGTTGGGAATTTCCTCGGCAAAGACT CGGATATTGTGTTCGATTACCGGCAGAAGGCAACCAGGACATTCGAGTACCTGCAGGGGGATTACTACATCGCACCGCTCTTCCTT GATAAAGTTG CTTGCCATATTGTAAAGAACTTCATTGCACATCTTCTTGATATCAAGATTCCCCTTATACTTG GAGAACCTGGGAGGCTAATACGTGACCGATACAGAACTGCCTCCCAAGTAATTCAAAACCAAGTAAGAAGGTGTTTGCAGCTACTTGATCTCAGATACGAGAATTTCAAATTCAG GTTTTGGATGGTACAGGGGAAATTGAGTTGCTTGATGATCAATGACCTAGATGCTGGTGTTGGAAGATTTG GAAACACACAGATGACAGTCAATAATCAAATAGTTGCTGGAACTTTGATGAACCTGGCAGATAATCCTACCAGGGTGAGCATCGGCCAGAAATGGAGAGAATCTGATGTTACAAACAGAGTTCCTATAATAGTAACTGGAAATGATTTTTCAACTCTATATGCTCCCTTGATTCGTGATGGAAGAATGGAAAAATTCTACTG GCAGCCTGATCGTGAAGATATCATTAATATTGTTCATGGCATGTATACAAAGGATGGGATATCTGTTGAGGAAGTATCAAGAATTGTAGATACATTTCCAAACCAAG CTTTGGATTTTTATGGAGCTTTGAGATCCAGGACATATGATCGGGCTATCTTGGAG TGGGTCGATCAAATTGGTGGCCATGAAAAGCTAGGTGAAAAGCTTCTTAAGCAAAAGAAAGGAGAGAAGCTTCCAACATTTATACCCCCAAAG CAAACGCTGGAGGCATTGATTGAGTCAGGGAGCTCGCTGGTGAGGGAGCAAGAACTAATAATGAATTCAAAACTGTCGAAAGAGTATATGAAGAACATGGAAGATTAG
- the LOC120680468 gene encoding ribulose bisphosphate carboxylase/oxygenase activase, chloroplastic-like isoform X1, which yields MATTSLAASSSHPHLFRSRNPNSTFRTSNRGRLRSLRCSSAPSSPQPATGGEAEESERRRLSKQSSWEAKDADGDDYLYRLGKEADNMNIAVGARAGIVDDLFVGNFLGKDSDIVFDYRQKATRTFEYLQGDYYIAPLFLDKVACHIVKNFIAHLLDIKIPLILGIWGGKGQGKTFQTELIFRAMGVEPVIMSAGELESEKAGEPGRLIRDRYRTASQVIQNQVRRCLQLLDLRYENFKFRFWMVQGKLSCLMINDLDAGVGRFGNTQMTVNNQIVAGTLMNLADNPTRVSIGQKWRESDVTNRVPIIVTGNDFSTLYAPLIRDGRMEKFYWQPDREDIINIVHGMYTKDGISVEEVSRIVDTFPNQALDFYGALRSRTYDRAILEWVDQIGGHEKLGEKLLKQKKGEKLPTFIPPKQTLEALIESGSSLVREQELIMNSKLSKEYMKNMED from the exons atggccaccacctccctcgccgcctcctcctcgcaccCCCATCTCTTCCGCAGTCGTAACCCCAACTCCACCTTCAGAACCTCGAATCGAGGCCGCCTCCGGTCCCTCAGATGCTCGTCCGCCCCCTCGTCCCCGCAgccggccaccggcggcgaggcggaggaatCGGAGCGCCGGCGGCTGTCGAAGCAGTCGTCGTGGGAAGCGAAGGACGCGGACGGGGACGACTACCTGTACCGCCTCGGGAAGGAGGCTGACAACATGAACATCGCCGTCGGCGCCCGGGCCGGCATCGTCGATGACCTCTTCGTTGGGAATTTCCTCGGCAAAGACT CGGATATTGTGTTCGATTACCGGCAGAAGGCAACCAGGACATTCGAGTACCTGCAGGGGGATTACTACATCGCACCGCTCTTCCTT GATAAAGTTG CTTGCCATATTGTAAAGAACTTCATTGCACATCTTCTTGATATCAAGATTCCCCTTATACTTG GGATCTGGGGCGGAAAGGGTCAAGGGAAAACATTCCAAACTGAACTTATATTTAGAGCAATGGGTGTTGAGCCTGTTATTATGTCTGCTGGAGAATTAGAATCTGAAAAAGCAG GAGAACCTGGGAGGCTAATACGTGACCGATACAGAACTGCCTCCCAAGTAATTCAAAACCAAGTAAGAAGGTGTTTGCAGCTACTTGATCTCAGATACGAGAATTTCAAATTCAG GTTTTGGATGGTACAGGGGAAATTGAGTTGCTTGATGATCAATGACCTAGATGCTGGTGTTGGAAGATTTG GAAACACACAGATGACAGTCAATAATCAAATAGTTGCTGGAACTTTGATGAACCTGGCAGATAATCCTACCAGGGTGAGCATCGGCCAGAAATGGAGAGAATCTGATGTTACAAACAGAGTTCCTATAATAGTAACTGGAAATGATTTTTCAACTCTATATGCTCCCTTGATTCGTGATGGAAGAATGGAAAAATTCTACTG GCAGCCTGATCGTGAAGATATCATTAATATTGTTCATGGCATGTATACAAAGGATGGGATATCTGTTGAGGAAGTATCAAGAATTGTAGATACATTTCCAAACCAAG CTTTGGATTTTTATGGAGCTTTGAGATCCAGGACATATGATCGGGCTATCTTGGAG TGGGTCGATCAAATTGGTGGCCATGAAAAGCTAGGTGAAAAGCTTCTTAAGCAAAAGAAAGGAGAGAAGCTTCCAACATTTATACCCCCAAAG CAAACGCTGGAGGCATTGATTGAGTCAGGGAGCTCGCTGGTGAGGGAGCAAGAACTAATAATGAATTCAAAACTGTCGAAAGAGTATATGAAGAACATGGAAGATTAG
- the LOC120680468 gene encoding ribulose bisphosphate carboxylase/oxygenase activase, chloroplastic-like isoform X5 yields the protein MATTSLAASSSHPHLFRSRNPNSTFRTSNRGRLRSLRCSSAPSSPQPATGGEAEESERRRLSKQSSWEAKDADGDDYLYRLGKEADNMNIAVGARAGIVDDLFVGNFLGKDSDIVFDYRQKATRTFEYLQGDYYIAPLFLDKVACHIVKNFIAHLLDIKIPLILGEPGRLIRDRYRTASQVIQNQVRRFWMVQGKLSCLMINDLDAGVGRFGNTQMTVNNQIVAGTLMNLADNPTRVSIGQKWRESDVTNRVPIIVTGNDFSTLYAPLIRDGRMEKFYWQPDREDIINIVHGMYTKDGISVEEVSRIVDTFPNQALDFYGALRSRTYDRAILEWVDQIGGHEKLGEKLLKQKKGEKLPTFIPPKQTLEALIESGSSLVREQELIMNSKLSKEYMKNMED from the exons atggccaccacctccctcgccgcctcctcctcgcaccCCCATCTCTTCCGCAGTCGTAACCCCAACTCCACCTTCAGAACCTCGAATCGAGGCCGCCTCCGGTCCCTCAGATGCTCGTCCGCCCCCTCGTCCCCGCAgccggccaccggcggcgaggcggaggaatCGGAGCGCCGGCGGCTGTCGAAGCAGTCGTCGTGGGAAGCGAAGGACGCGGACGGGGACGACTACCTGTACCGCCTCGGGAAGGAGGCTGACAACATGAACATCGCCGTCGGCGCCCGGGCCGGCATCGTCGATGACCTCTTCGTTGGGAATTTCCTCGGCAAAGACT CGGATATTGTGTTCGATTACCGGCAGAAGGCAACCAGGACATTCGAGTACCTGCAGGGGGATTACTACATCGCACCGCTCTTCCTT GATAAAGTTG CTTGCCATATTGTAAAGAACTTCATTGCACATCTTCTTGATATCAAGATTCCCCTTATACTTG GAGAACCTGGGAGGCTAATACGTGACCGATACAGAACTGCCTCCCAAGTAATTCAAAACCAAGTAAGAAG GTTTTGGATGGTACAGGGGAAATTGAGTTGCTTGATGATCAATGACCTAGATGCTGGTGTTGGAAGATTTG GAAACACACAGATGACAGTCAATAATCAAATAGTTGCTGGAACTTTGATGAACCTGGCAGATAATCCTACCAGGGTGAGCATCGGCCAGAAATGGAGAGAATCTGATGTTACAAACAGAGTTCCTATAATAGTAACTGGAAATGATTTTTCAACTCTATATGCTCCCTTGATTCGTGATGGAAGAATGGAAAAATTCTACTG GCAGCCTGATCGTGAAGATATCATTAATATTGTTCATGGCATGTATACAAAGGATGGGATATCTGTTGAGGAAGTATCAAGAATTGTAGATACATTTCCAAACCAAG CTTTGGATTTTTATGGAGCTTTGAGATCCAGGACATATGATCGGGCTATCTTGGAG TGGGTCGATCAAATTGGTGGCCATGAAAAGCTAGGTGAAAAGCTTCTTAAGCAAAAGAAAGGAGAGAAGCTTCCAACATTTATACCCCCAAAG CAAACGCTGGAGGCATTGATTGAGTCAGGGAGCTCGCTGGTGAGGGAGCAAGAACTAATAATGAATTCAAAACTGTCGAAAGAGTATATGAAGAACATGGAAGATTAG
- the LOC120680468 gene encoding ribulose bisphosphate carboxylase/oxygenase activase, chloroplastic-like isoform X2 has product MATTSLAASSSHPHLFRSRNPNSTFRTSNRGRLRSLRCSSAPSSPQPATGGEAEESERRRLSKQSSWEAKDADGDDYLYRLGKEADNMNIAVGARAGIVDDLFVGNFLGKDSDIVFDYRQKATRTFEYLQGDYYIAPLFLDKVACHIVKNFIAHLLDIKIPLILGIWGGKGQGKTFQTELIFRAMGVEPVIMSAGELESEKAGEPGRLIRDRYRTASQVIQNQVRRFWMVQGKLSCLMINDLDAGVGRFGNTQMTVNNQIVAGTLMNLADNPTRVSIGQKWRESDVTNRVPIIVTGNDFSTLYAPLIRDGRMEKFYWQPDREDIINIVHGMYTKDGISVEEVSRIVDTFPNQALDFYGALRSRTYDRAILEWVDQIGGHEKLGEKLLKQKKGEKLPTFIPPKQTLEALIESGSSLVREQELIMNSKLSKEYMKNMED; this is encoded by the exons atggccaccacctccctcgccgcctcctcctcgcaccCCCATCTCTTCCGCAGTCGTAACCCCAACTCCACCTTCAGAACCTCGAATCGAGGCCGCCTCCGGTCCCTCAGATGCTCGTCCGCCCCCTCGTCCCCGCAgccggccaccggcggcgaggcggaggaatCGGAGCGCCGGCGGCTGTCGAAGCAGTCGTCGTGGGAAGCGAAGGACGCGGACGGGGACGACTACCTGTACCGCCTCGGGAAGGAGGCTGACAACATGAACATCGCCGTCGGCGCCCGGGCCGGCATCGTCGATGACCTCTTCGTTGGGAATTTCCTCGGCAAAGACT CGGATATTGTGTTCGATTACCGGCAGAAGGCAACCAGGACATTCGAGTACCTGCAGGGGGATTACTACATCGCACCGCTCTTCCTT GATAAAGTTG CTTGCCATATTGTAAAGAACTTCATTGCACATCTTCTTGATATCAAGATTCCCCTTATACTTG GGATCTGGGGCGGAAAGGGTCAAGGGAAAACATTCCAAACTGAACTTATATTTAGAGCAATGGGTGTTGAGCCTGTTATTATGTCTGCTGGAGAATTAGAATCTGAAAAAGCAG GAGAACCTGGGAGGCTAATACGTGACCGATACAGAACTGCCTCCCAAGTAATTCAAAACCAAGTAAGAAG GTTTTGGATGGTACAGGGGAAATTGAGTTGCTTGATGATCAATGACCTAGATGCTGGTGTTGGAAGATTTG GAAACACACAGATGACAGTCAATAATCAAATAGTTGCTGGAACTTTGATGAACCTGGCAGATAATCCTACCAGGGTGAGCATCGGCCAGAAATGGAGAGAATCTGATGTTACAAACAGAGTTCCTATAATAGTAACTGGAAATGATTTTTCAACTCTATATGCTCCCTTGATTCGTGATGGAAGAATGGAAAAATTCTACTG GCAGCCTGATCGTGAAGATATCATTAATATTGTTCATGGCATGTATACAAAGGATGGGATATCTGTTGAGGAAGTATCAAGAATTGTAGATACATTTCCAAACCAAG CTTTGGATTTTTATGGAGCTTTGAGATCCAGGACATATGATCGGGCTATCTTGGAG TGGGTCGATCAAATTGGTGGCCATGAAAAGCTAGGTGAAAAGCTTCTTAAGCAAAAGAAAGGAGAGAAGCTTCCAACATTTATACCCCCAAAG CAAACGCTGGAGGCATTGATTGAGTCAGGGAGCTCGCTGGTGAGGGAGCAAGAACTAATAATGAATTCAAAACTGTCGAAAGAGTATATGAAGAACATGGAAGATTAG
- the LOC120680468 gene encoding ribulose bisphosphate carboxylase/oxygenase activase, chloroplastic-like isoform X3, whose product MATTSLAASSSHPHLFRSRNPNSTFRTSNRGRLRSLRCSSAPSSPQPATGGEAEESERRRLSKQSSWEAKDADGDDYLYRLGKEADNMNIAVGARAGIVDDLFVGNFLGKDSDIVFDYRQKATRTFEYLQGDYYIAPLFLDKVACHIVKNFIAHLLDIKIPLILGIWGGKGQGKTFQTELIFRAMGVEPVIMSAGELESEKAGEPGRLIRDRYRTASQVIQNQGKLSCLMINDLDAGVGRFGNTQMTVNNQIVAGTLMNLADNPTRVSIGQKWRESDVTNRVPIIVTGNDFSTLYAPLIRDGRMEKFYWQPDREDIINIVHGMYTKDGISVEEVSRIVDTFPNQALDFYGALRSRTYDRAILEWVDQIGGHEKLGEKLLKQKKGEKLPTFIPPKQTLEALIESGSSLVREQELIMNSKLSKEYMKNMED is encoded by the exons atggccaccacctccctcgccgcctcctcctcgcaccCCCATCTCTTCCGCAGTCGTAACCCCAACTCCACCTTCAGAACCTCGAATCGAGGCCGCCTCCGGTCCCTCAGATGCTCGTCCGCCCCCTCGTCCCCGCAgccggccaccggcggcgaggcggaggaatCGGAGCGCCGGCGGCTGTCGAAGCAGTCGTCGTGGGAAGCGAAGGACGCGGACGGGGACGACTACCTGTACCGCCTCGGGAAGGAGGCTGACAACATGAACATCGCCGTCGGCGCCCGGGCCGGCATCGTCGATGACCTCTTCGTTGGGAATTTCCTCGGCAAAGACT CGGATATTGTGTTCGATTACCGGCAGAAGGCAACCAGGACATTCGAGTACCTGCAGGGGGATTACTACATCGCACCGCTCTTCCTT GATAAAGTTG CTTGCCATATTGTAAAGAACTTCATTGCACATCTTCTTGATATCAAGATTCCCCTTATACTTG GGATCTGGGGCGGAAAGGGTCAAGGGAAAACATTCCAAACTGAACTTATATTTAGAGCAATGGGTGTTGAGCCTGTTATTATGTCTGCTGGAGAATTAGAATCTGAAAAAGCAG GAGAACCTGGGAGGCTAATACGTGACCGATACAGAACTGCCTCCCAAGTAATTCAAAACCAA GGGAAATTGAGTTGCTTGATGATCAATGACCTAGATGCTGGTGTTGGAAGATTTG GAAACACACAGATGACAGTCAATAATCAAATAGTTGCTGGAACTTTGATGAACCTGGCAGATAATCCTACCAGGGTGAGCATCGGCCAGAAATGGAGAGAATCTGATGTTACAAACAGAGTTCCTATAATAGTAACTGGAAATGATTTTTCAACTCTATATGCTCCCTTGATTCGTGATGGAAGAATGGAAAAATTCTACTG GCAGCCTGATCGTGAAGATATCATTAATATTGTTCATGGCATGTATACAAAGGATGGGATATCTGTTGAGGAAGTATCAAGAATTGTAGATACATTTCCAAACCAAG CTTTGGATTTTTATGGAGCTTTGAGATCCAGGACATATGATCGGGCTATCTTGGAG TGGGTCGATCAAATTGGTGGCCATGAAAAGCTAGGTGAAAAGCTTCTTAAGCAAAAGAAAGGAGAGAAGCTTCCAACATTTATACCCCCAAAG CAAACGCTGGAGGCATTGATTGAGTCAGGGAGCTCGCTGGTGAGGGAGCAAGAACTAATAATGAATTCAAAACTGTCGAAAGAGTATATGAAGAACATGGAAGATTAG
- the LOC120680468 gene encoding ribulose bisphosphate carboxylase/oxygenase activase, chloroplastic-like isoform X6, with the protein MATTSLAASSSHPHLFRSRNPNSTFRTSNRGRLRSLRCSSAPSSPQPATGGEAEESERRRLSKQSSWEAKDADGDDYLYRLGKEADNMNIAVGARAGIVDDLFVGNFLGKDSDIVFDYRQKATRTFEYLQGDYYIAPLFLDKVACHIVKNFIAHLLDIKIPLILGEPGRLIRDRYRTASQVIQNQGKLSCLMINDLDAGVGRFGNTQMTVNNQIVAGTLMNLADNPTRVSIGQKWRESDVTNRVPIIVTGNDFSTLYAPLIRDGRMEKFYWQPDREDIINIVHGMYTKDGISVEEVSRIVDTFPNQALDFYGALRSRTYDRAILEWVDQIGGHEKLGEKLLKQKKGEKLPTFIPPKQTLEALIESGSSLVREQELIMNSKLSKEYMKNMED; encoded by the exons atggccaccacctccctcgccgcctcctcctcgcaccCCCATCTCTTCCGCAGTCGTAACCCCAACTCCACCTTCAGAACCTCGAATCGAGGCCGCCTCCGGTCCCTCAGATGCTCGTCCGCCCCCTCGTCCCCGCAgccggccaccggcggcgaggcggaggaatCGGAGCGCCGGCGGCTGTCGAAGCAGTCGTCGTGGGAAGCGAAGGACGCGGACGGGGACGACTACCTGTACCGCCTCGGGAAGGAGGCTGACAACATGAACATCGCCGTCGGCGCCCGGGCCGGCATCGTCGATGACCTCTTCGTTGGGAATTTCCTCGGCAAAGACT CGGATATTGTGTTCGATTACCGGCAGAAGGCAACCAGGACATTCGAGTACCTGCAGGGGGATTACTACATCGCACCGCTCTTCCTT GATAAAGTTG CTTGCCATATTGTAAAGAACTTCATTGCACATCTTCTTGATATCAAGATTCCCCTTATACTTG GAGAACCTGGGAGGCTAATACGTGACCGATACAGAACTGCCTCCCAAGTAATTCAAAACCAA GGGAAATTGAGTTGCTTGATGATCAATGACCTAGATGCTGGTGTTGGAAGATTTG GAAACACACAGATGACAGTCAATAATCAAATAGTTGCTGGAACTTTGATGAACCTGGCAGATAATCCTACCAGGGTGAGCATCGGCCAGAAATGGAGAGAATCTGATGTTACAAACAGAGTTCCTATAATAGTAACTGGAAATGATTTTTCAACTCTATATGCTCCCTTGATTCGTGATGGAAGAATGGAAAAATTCTACTG GCAGCCTGATCGTGAAGATATCATTAATATTGTTCATGGCATGTATACAAAGGATGGGATATCTGTTGAGGAAGTATCAAGAATTGTAGATACATTTCCAAACCAAG CTTTGGATTTTTATGGAGCTTTGAGATCCAGGACATATGATCGGGCTATCTTGGAG TGGGTCGATCAAATTGGTGGCCATGAAAAGCTAGGTGAAAAGCTTCTTAAGCAAAAGAAAGGAGAGAAGCTTCCAACATTTATACCCCCAAAG CAAACGCTGGAGGCATTGATTGAGTCAGGGAGCTCGCTGGTGAGGGAGCAAGAACTAATAATGAATTCAAAACTGTCGAAAGAGTATATGAAGAACATGGAAGATTAG